Part of the Cyprinus carpio isolate SPL01 chromosome A12, ASM1834038v1, whole genome shotgun sequence genome, aaaatcttacttaccccaaatttttaacagtactgaatacaaatattttaaagcatgtgTCTGTTGTATGATATTGTCTGTTTTCTAAAGGTGTCTGCAATCAGCATGTCTAATATGACttatgttgttgtttgtgttttctaaCAGGAGAATCAACAAGATATTATGTACTTACAGTTCTGTAGATTGTGCCAAGGCTATAAAGCCCCAAGGTCACATCACTGTCGCAAATGTAACAGgtagatttgttaaaaaaaaaacaggcttgtTTCTATTAATATGGATGcattttaaagctgaagtgtgtccaaaaaaaacactatatctTTTCCCATCCTACTTTAATATGCTAAGACAGTTATGTCATTTGTAGGTTAATTTCCCTCAAAAATGCAATCTCAACCAGCCGAACACAGtaacattggctcaaccaatgatGCCACTTTGGGGTGGGACTGTTATTGTTATTTGATAaatctttttggaaaaaaaatattattgttgcattttcattttgatgatagTAGAGGTGCATAAATAACAGACTTCAgctttaaatggatagtttagccaaaaataacaattctgttcatgttgtttcaaacctgtagaCAACAACATTCAGGTTTGAAACTACATGTGTAAATGACTctttatttgaatgaaatttcattttagatcaactatccctttacagattcgtttaTTATTAGACCATTATGTGCTTTATAtatcaattaatataaaaatggttTCTTCCCTGAGGTGTGTGATGAAGATGGATCATCATTGTCCCTGGATCAACAACTGCTGTGGTCACTTGAATCATGCGTACTTCACCAGCTTCCTCCTGCTTGCTCCACTGGGCTGCATACATGCCGCGCTGATATTTATCATGACCATGTACACTCAACTTTATGATCGGGTAAATGTTTCCTCACATTATTTCTTGCTAACATGGAATAGCTGTTGCACGGACACATAATGTAcacataatgtaaaatattacctgaaaGCATTCATTCAGGAATGGCTAGGCTAAGCTAAGATGAGCTTCTGGTGAAATGTTCATACATTTTGTGACTAATGCTCGGGCTCCACTTTTTTTTACTCATGGTTGTTGTGTTGATGTGCTGCCTTTTTCTTGGCTTTAGATCTCATTTGGCTGGAGCTCAGTGAAGATTGACATGAACGCTGCTCGGCACATCCACCATCCCTTCATGCCTTTCAGCATTGCAGCATTTGCAGCCACTCTCTTTGCACTGGGACTTGCACTGGGTACCACTATTGCTGTTGGgatgttgttttttattcaggTAGGACAATTGACTGCACttcctttcttctcttctttattttcttttacaaaaaaaaagaaaggtctGTTTAATCCATAGCTTGCTATATAAGTGAATTTTGATCAGAAATGTTCCTTTCTTTTAGATGAAGGTGATTCTACGAAACAAAACCTCAATAGAAGCATGGATTGAGGAGAAAGTAAGCTTGTTTACAGTATGCTTATCAGCTAAATGAGGTGAACTAATCCAGTATTCCTCCCCTAATCCAATACACAGCAACACTCTTTCAGGAGTAGTCCTTTAAAGACTTCTTTGAACTATGAGCACTTAGTGTCATCAACATCTACAAACATAGAGGtgctaaatgtctttttaattgaCCAGTCCCTCAAGTTCAAGAATCTAGACAGCTGGAaatcaatatacactactgttcaaaagtttggggtcgtttagatttaaaaaaaaaaaatatttgaaagaagtcatttattgtcaccaagactgcatttatatgatcaaaactacagtaaaaaaaaaaaagaaaaaagaaaacctgtAATTTTGTTaagtattattacagtttaatttagtatttaatatttaataatacctttttcaagattctttgatgaataaaagttcaaaagaacacagttaatttgaaattatttgaaatcgtttaagatttttaaagtctTTCTTCTCACTTCTGAtcaaattaagtgcattttttttttataaataaacgtACAGACCACAAACTTCATATGGTAATTTAGACATTCagaatttatgtttaaataattttgggtaactctttattttaaggtgtccttggtatacgttacatgtacttactattataataacaattaattatgcataattacatgcaagtaaccctaaaccaaacccaaatcctaatcataaccatatagtaagtgcatgtagttaattaatattaatcagtatatgtataattacactgtaacaaggacaccttaaaataaagtgtaacctaatttTGAAATTCCCTTGAATTGTTACTGAATTTATTTGTCctgcattaaaacattaatttgggaaaaaaatataagtgTAATATTTCAGCTATAAGGTATTAAAAttcataaagaaataataattacaaagtaataaaataatagcaaaatGCAGTTTATATAGTAGGTTAAAATAGAGTTTAGCATATAGCACAAAAATATTGCATGTTGACTCTCCAAATGCACATGTACAGTGTAAACATTCAAATCATGTATTTATTGGGTCTTTTTGGCTAGATTAGACCTTATGGAAGCATAGAACAAAAGACCACCTCTGAATTCAGAAAGTCATGTGGGTTTTATTACATTAAAGCAAGAATCTCTGTGTTCCCAGGCCAAAGACAGAATCCAGTACTATCAAACAGGTGAAGACTTCATCTTCCCCTATGATCTGGGCAGTCGATGGGAGAACTTCAAGCAGGTGTTCACCTGGTCCGGGACCCCCATAGGAGATGGAATCGAATGGCCTGTGCATGAGAGGTGTAACCAGTACACTCTAACTGTATGTACTCaacataataatatgtattacagATCATTCTTTAGGTGTTATATTTCAGTCTAATACAGCTCTATAGCTCAGGTTGTAATGATATTTTTGGTTCCTCTTTATTCAGATTGAGCAGCTGAAGCAAAAACATGATAAACGGCAGAGGAGTGTGAGTATTGCCTTAATCACTTTTAAACACTAGAGGGCAGCATTTACCAAAGGACTGACACAATGGTGACCCTCTATCTGAACAGGTAGAGTACAGAGTGGTGGAGGACTACAATGGCGCTTGTTGCCCGTTGGGAAAGGGACTAAACACTTTCTTTAGAACACCTTGTACAGAGGAACCCAGGATCAAACTCACAAAGGGGGAGACCATCTTTGCTACAAGAGGAACAAAGTGAGTCGTCTctttaagtatataatataatataatgtttggggtcagtaagatttatttctaacaaaattaattatttattcagcaaggatgcattaaatttattaaaagtaacagtaaagatatttataatgttacaaaaagttccatttcaaataaatgctgttattttgaactttctatttatcaatgaattgaaaaaaaatgtacagctgtttccacaaaaattttgttgtttttttctcaataataataaaatatgtttcttaagcaggaaatcagcatattagaatgatttctgaaggattagagatcatggagtaatgactgctaaaaaaaattcagctttgccatcacaggaataaaaatcaataaataaattagaatatattaaaataaaattaatataaaagttatcttaaattgtgataatatttcaaaatattacagtttttttgatcaaataaatgcaaacttgatgatcataaagcatttttaaaaaatctcactgagcccaaacatttgaacagtaatataaaatgtttaagtattgATGTTTGGTGGGGGggaatgttcattttatttaacagGTGGTGGATGTATGGAGACAAAGTTTTGAATGAGGAACAGGCTAACGGTAAAGTTTTCAACATGTTATATGATCAAATTCAGTAATTAATAAAGTTTCgtaagtttaatgtttaaaatcatatCTCTTTCTATAGTTGGAGTTCGAATTAGAGGATGGTTTCCACGGCGATGTGTTGAAAAGTGTCATTATGACTCAGCGAATAATTCGGcaagtgaagaaaagaaagagcaaTGATACAGAATTCTATATATTTCAGAGCTCGCTTTGAAAAGAGGAACTCATATTAGGGCCTGAACCCTGCTGAGATGCAAATTTCTTTCTGATTCTTTTGTAAAGCTGTTCAATGGCACCAGCGCTAAGTGTTAGTGACAGATGCCTCAAAGTTATTAACTTGCATAACTTAATAACATTTCGTTTCCAAAGAACAGATGCCAGAGAAACTGGCAAATGAGAAAGAAATAGGGGTTTTATTAAAATGGGATTGGGGAATGTGGCAGTATATTCTTTAAAAGGGGTTATTAAGATGTCTACTTGAAACTTATTTCTTCTTCTTGCCTTTCTCTTACTCGCTTGCTCTCTCTTGTTTATTGATGCCCACACTGATTATGCAAAGCCTTTTTTCCAGTTGTTACAAGGTCTTTGTCATGCAAATTGTCTGAATTGTTTATATAATTGAAACaacaattctattttatttttgatggcttacattttttgtaaaactgATGTCAACCTTGCTGAAGTTTTCAGAGACAAATAAACAACCGTGATCTGTATAGTAATTTGGGAATTTTATTTTCTTCgtatttttaatggaaaacaaccACAAAATTAGTTTCTACTCAACAAAGCacctatatgtaaatataatttttttttttttttattatttatgtattgacattaatgtttcacattttcttgtttgggaaaaaaaaataataacattcttTGGTATTCATTAAATCTTTTAAGGctgttcaaacatttgttttataataatatatccaGACAAAGCATATATGTCTTTTTGACTGACAATAAGAGTCTCTTGGGCACAGATTAATGCATGCAGTTAAGGCTGATACAGtgcttacaaaatatttaatctttgaGCAAATATAGAAAAACATCACGACACAAACAGGACTCATAAATACATGGTCACAACGCAGGCTATCCTCAGCATTTTTTAATGCACTACATGTTAGCATAAAGACTCTCAATCTGAACTTTAAAGAATTTCGTGAGATCTGCCCGTTTGGCTTTCAGCGTTGGAGTGAGGAGACCGTTTTCTATAGTGAACATGTCCGGATGGAGGTACAGGTcttttacttgaaaagagaaCATAAATGTATAAGACgttcaattaaatgaaaagaaaaccacACAATGCATCAAAATCCAATGACTTActtgtttaaaatc contains:
- the LOC109055492 gene encoding palmitoyltransferase ZDHHC6, with amino-acid sequence MNILSAIIVFENIHEVKRLFHWGPIIALTVIGVCSSMAILDSIIWYWPLDTTGGSINFIMLINWTVLILYNYFNAMFVGPGYIPLEWKPENQQDIMYLQFCRLCQGYKAPRSHHCRKCNRCVMKMDHHCPWINNCCGHLNHAYFTSFLLLAPLGCIHAALIFIMTMYTQLYDRISFGWSSVKIDMNAARHIHHPFMPFSIAAFAATLFALGLALGTTIAVGMLFFIQMKVILRNKTSIEAWIEEKAKDRIQYYQTGEDFIFPYDLGSRWENFKQVFTWSGTPIGDGIEWPVHERCNQYTLTIEQLKQKHDKRQRSVEYRVVEDYNGACCPLGKGLNTFFRTPCTEEPRIKLTKGETIFATRGTKWWMYGDKVLNEEQANVGVRIRGWFPRRCVEKCHYDSANNSASEEKKEQ